Proteins from one Nilaparvata lugens isolate BPH chromosome 10, ASM1435652v1, whole genome shotgun sequence genomic window:
- the LOC120353257 gene encoding uncharacterized protein LOC120353257, which produces MELNIMELRQRRWEDRMTFEETLRKHENVNNTEEKLSNAKKLKGMKTTDYGGSERISNGRKQLRKENWKTQSTHCESRKKRILMFADDTGRLICSKLHNMTDSDTTVSGNVFSGAGLDVILGAVRSNTEHRNFTKNDAIDLTGGSNDVMKYRNINRLLRRIDETIETLRHTNVIMCTLPYRYNQLPQSTCNRMITRFNEGVKNLTEYHGTSLIELNDLQTQDHTSLNQHLNGRGKVQFSKRIMQ; this is translated from the coding sequence ATGGAACTTAATATTATGGAACTCAGACAACGACGCTGGGAAGATAGAATGACTTTTGAAGAGACATTACGAAAACATGAAAACGTTAATAACACGGAAGAAAAATTAAGTAATGCTAAAAAGTTGAAAGGTATGAAGACTACGGATTACGGTGGTAGTGAGAGAATTAGTAATGGGAGGAAACAATTGAGAAAGGAAAACTGGAAAACTCAAAGCACTCACTGCGAATCACGCAAGAAAAGAATCTtaatgtttgctgatgacactggCAGATTAATCTGTTCAAAGCTACATAACATGACTGATTCGGATACAACAGTTTCCGGAAATGTATTCTCGGGAGCTGGATTGGACGTGATTTTGGGTGCAGTCAGATCGAACACAGAGCACaggaattttacaaaaaatgatgCAATTGATTTGACAGGTGGCTCTAATGATGTTATGAAATACCGTAATATTAATAGACTTTTGAGAAGAATTGATGAGACAATTGAAACTCTAAGGCATACAAATGTTATAATGTGTACACTGCCCTACAGATACAATCAGTTGCCACAATCAACGTGTAATAGAATGATTACCAGATTCAATGAAGGAGTTAAAAATCTAACAGAGTATCATGGTACGTCGCTAATTGAACTCAATGACTTACAAACACAGGATCACACATCACTCAATCAGCATCTGAATGGGAGAGGGAAGGTTCAGTTTTCCAAGAGGATAATGCAGTAA